One Thermoanaerobaculia bacterium DNA segment encodes these proteins:
- a CDS encoding N-acetylmuramoyl-L-alanine amidase — protein MLALLLAFTIIIDQAPVPATAFPQGGTTLIELQPIVRELGATFGQFELTQGWRIEIEGHTLVFGTDSQFVVVDGELKSLSTAPVIQGEKCFLPLDFYDGILCPLIGAQCRSGTQTLIISRRTASDLVITGVQLHYLTGFTKLVIMLEQEATYSVETENDTVRIAFRRPLYFQNPLPEIKDPLVRSIVPGRQEIIVQLLNAGSNVSSYTLQSPFRIVLDISRAPSRAVSSTTPARQTPPLSPSPPSRFTVVLDPGHGGKDTGARNGEGLTEKDLTLRAALKVRRILADQYGYDVVMTRQDDIDIDLDERTAKANEVRAHAFISIHANSARTSSAHGAEVYYLTLDTVDRQLQVLAEDENLSPTRTDDIQFILWDLAQSATIRGSASLADLTARSIADATGLPERGVKQAPFRVLMGATMPAILIELGFLTNPKDVEMLQSEEYLTLQAQAVADAVHQFQIQTGDRWFVH, from the coding sequence GTGCTGGCTCTCCTTTTGGCATTTACGATCATCATCGATCAGGCTCCCGTTCCCGCGACAGCTTTCCCCCAGGGAGGCACGACCCTGATCGAACTTCAGCCCATCGTACGGGAACTGGGCGCCACCTTCGGCCAATTCGAACTGACCCAGGGGTGGCGGATTGAAATCGAAGGCCATACCCTTGTCTTTGGCACGGACAGTCAGTTCGTCGTCGTGGATGGTGAATTGAAATCCCTTTCCACCGCTCCCGTCATCCAGGGTGAAAAGTGCTTCCTTCCCCTCGATTTTTACGATGGAATCCTCTGCCCACTCATCGGAGCCCAGTGCAGAAGCGGAACCCAGACCCTGATTATCAGCCGCCGCACAGCTTCCGATCTTGTGATCACGGGGGTCCAGCTTCACTACCTTACGGGTTTTACGAAGCTTGTCATCATGCTTGAACAGGAGGCCACCTATTCCGTCGAGACGGAAAATGACACGGTCCGGATAGCCTTTCGACGCCCCCTCTATTTCCAGAACCCGTTGCCGGAGATCAAGGATCCCCTTGTCCGTTCGATCGTTCCGGGCCGCCAGGAAATAATTGTTCAGCTCTTAAATGCCGGATCCAATGTGAGCTCGTACACACTGCAGTCTCCCTTTCGCATCGTCCTGGATATTTCCCGGGCACCGTCCAGAGCGGTCTCTTCCACCACACCCGCACGCCAGACCCCTCCCTTGAGTCCTTCCCCGCCTTCCCGGTTTACCGTGGTACTGGATCCCGGCCACGGCGGAAAAGATACGGGAGCCAGAAATGGAGAGGGTCTGACGGAAAAGGATCTCACCCTCCGGGCGGCCTTGAAGGTGCGTCGGATTCTTGCAGATCAGTACGGCTACGATGTCGTAATGACCCGACAGGATGACATCGATATCGATCTGGATGAGCGGACCGCCAAGGCCAACGAAGTGCGGGCCCATGCCTTTATCAGCATCCATGCCAACTCCGCCCGCACCTCCTCAGCCCATGGTGCGGAAGTCTACTATCTGACCCTGGACACCGTCGATCGTCAGCTTCAGGTGCTTGCGGAGGACGAAAATCTCTCTCCGACCAGGACCGACGATATTCAGTTCATCCTTTGGGACCTGGCGCAAAGTGCCACGATTCGAGGATCCGCCAGCCTTGCCGATCTGACGGCCAGGTCGATCGCCGATGCGACCGGTTTACCGGAACGAGGCGTGAAGCAGGCGCCATTCCGCGTGTTGATGGGAGCCACCATGCCGGCGATCCTGATCGAGCTGGGATTTCTCACCAACCCCAAGGATGTGGAGATGCTTCAGTCAGAAGAGTATCTCACCCTTCAGGCACAGGCCGTTGCCGACGCGGTTCATCAATTTCAGATTCAGACGGGGGATCGTTGGTTCGTGCATTAG
- a CDS encoding UbiA family prenyltransferase has product MKLGLYSRFTRPFTLLPPLMGILSGAVCAFGSIHNPDPERRITLSLVLVIVLGSLCASLLNAASNVINQIYDLEIDRKNKPSRPLVTGEISMRSAWIYGLWLYVLALVPTWLVVTYPYTTWSQKFSAPLIRHETFFIYLVGLLFTFIYSAPFLGRTKRLGIWANITIAIPRGVLLKVAGWTFVASMFSTEPWFIGSIFGLFLLGASSTKDFSDMEGDRLGGCITMPIRYGVRKAVYMISPSFIFPWLLMPLGAWMKDPLSPEHTILTGNPYILTGLGIGLCLWGIYTVSLLLKDPDALATVENHPSWTHMYAMMMAAQVGFALAYLF; this is encoded by the coding sequence ATGAAACTCGGCCTCTATTCCAGATTCACCCGCCCCTTCACGCTCCTCCCCCCCCTCATGGGCATCCTGTCCGGTGCGGTATGCGCCTTCGGGTCGATTCATAATCCCGACCCGGAAAGGCGGATCACGCTTTCCCTTGTCCTTGTGATCGTCCTGGGTTCCCTCTGCGCCTCCCTTCTCAATGCGGCCTCCAACGTCATCAACCAGATCTATGACCTGGAAATCGATCGGAAGAACAAACCGTCCCGCCCCCTCGTCACGGGAGAGATCTCCATGCGCAGTGCCTGGATCTATGGATTGTGGCTCTACGTCCTGGCCCTGGTTCCCACATGGCTTGTGGTTACCTATCCCTACACAACCTGGAGTCAGAAGTTTTCCGCACCGCTCATCCGACATGAAACCTTTTTCATCTATCTCGTCGGGCTCCTCTTTACCTTCATCTATTCCGCTCCCTTCCTTGGACGGACCAAACGGCTGGGGATCTGGGCCAATATTACGATCGCCATCCCCCGGGGAGTACTCCTGAAGGTGGCGGGCTGGACCTTTGTGGCGTCCATGTTCTCCACGGAACCCTGGTTTATTGGATCGATCTTCGGTCTCTTTCTCCTGGGGGCATCCTCCACGAAGGACTTTTCCGACATGGAAGGCGACCGTTTGGGGGGGTGCATTACCATGCCGATCCGCTACGGCGTCCGTAAGGCGGTCTACATGATTTCCCCCTCCTTCATCTTCCCCTGGCTGCTCATGCCTCTGGGGGCGTGGATGAAGGACCCTCTCTCCCCCGAGCACACGATCCTGACGGGAAATCCCTATATTCTCACCGGGCTTGGCATCGGGCTGTGCCTCTGGGGAATCTACACCGTGTCCCTCCTTCTGAAAGACCCCGACGCGCTAGCCACCGTGGAGAATCACCCATCCTGGACTCACATGTACGCCATGATGATGGCCGCCCAGGTCGGCTTCGCCCTGGCCTATCTCTTCTGA
- the queA gene encoding tRNA preQ1(34) S-adenosylmethionine ribosyltransferase-isomerase QueA has translation MDVNLFAYDLPGEAIAQEPAPRGTSRMLVSRRDEATPIDTTIGAFSSFLRPGDLLVLNDSRVIPARLMGSLPTGGKVEIFLLRPETEGRWVALGRPGRKLLPGARVEFPGGDSIRIVDTGAEGTRIVEGSADFQTILDRHGHIPLPPYIRREDRPEDRTWYQTVYARANGSVAAPTAGLHFTPDILDSLRIMGIEIVSITLHVSMGTFRPVKAEDTRDHPMDRESYLISAEASEKLNRAMEEGRRIIAVGTTSVRTLEAACIQGRGQILPGERSTDLFIEPGFPFQVVGGLLTNFHLPRSTLLMLVSAFAGRERVLDLYAHALQSGYRFYSYGDCMLLL, from the coding sequence GTGGATGTAAATCTCTTTGCCTACGACCTTCCCGGGGAAGCCATCGCCCAGGAGCCCGCACCGCGCGGGACTTCCAGGATGCTGGTTTCCCGAAGAGACGAAGCGACCCCCATCGACACGACGATCGGAGCGTTCTCTTCCTTTCTCCGTCCCGGGGATCTTCTCGTTCTGAACGACAGCCGGGTGATTCCGGCCAGGCTCATGGGAAGCCTTCCCACGGGGGGAAAGGTGGAGATCTTCCTGCTCAGACCGGAGACGGAGGGTCGATGGGTCGCTCTGGGAAGGCCGGGAAGGAAGCTCCTTCCCGGGGCCCGGGTCGAATTCCCCGGGGGGGATTCGATACGGATTGTCGATACAGGGGCGGAAGGCACAAGGATCGTGGAAGGCTCCGCCGATTTTCAGACGATCCTGGACCGTCACGGTCACATCCCGCTTCCCCCCTATATCCGTCGCGAGGATCGACCGGAAGACCGGACCTGGTATCAGACCGTCTATGCCAGGGCGAACGGCTCCGTGGCGGCCCCCACGGCGGGCCTTCACTTTACGCCCGATATCCTCGATTCCCTGAGAATCATGGGCATCGAGATCGTGTCGATCACCCTCCATGTTTCTATGGGCACGTTCCGTCCCGTGAAGGCGGAAGACACCCGCGATCACCCCATGGACAGGGAATCGTATCTTATTTCAGCGGAAGCTTCAGAGAAATTGAACCGGGCCATGGAGGAAGGGCGGCGAATCATCGCGGTGGGAACGACTTCCGTTCGCACCCTGGAAGCGGCCTGCATCCAGGGAAGAGGTCAAATCCTGCCCGGGGAGCGGAGCACCGATTTATTTATTGAACCCGGATTCCCATTTCAGGTGGTGGGCGGACTGTTAACGAACTTTCACCTTCCCCGCTCGACCCTCCTGATGCTGGTGTCCGCCTTTGCGGGACGGGAGCGGGTTCTCGATCTCTACGCCCACGCCCTCCAATCCGGCTACCGTTTCTATTCGTACGGGGACTGCATGCTCCTTCTCTGA
- a CDS encoding zinc-binding dehydrogenase encodes MKAAVVRRYGSIRNMEIQTWPDPVPGPGEVLVAVRAVGLNFADIMSRLGVYPKTPPVPFVPGLECAGDVVAAGEGVKRLKIGDRVLGFTGFGSHAELACLREDLATVLPTAMPWTDAAALMVTYLTAYHALSHLANCHPGERVLIHSAAGGVGTAAIQLGRYFNLDMIGTAGSDAKCEVVKNLGADMAIHYGKERFDREIRERFGPACLDIVLDGVGGWAFRPGWKLLAPMGRYVLFGLSSVTGRGGLNRLRALAQMVKMPYLHPFPMVSGNRGIMGFNLSLLLSRRDLLEAAMRKILKLYESEILCPVVGQTYPFSEICRAHEALQGRETIGKVVVLIE; translated from the coding sequence ATGAAAGCTGCAGTCGTCCGGCGATACGGTTCCATCCGCAATATGGAGATTCAGACCTGGCCCGATCCGGTCCCCGGTCCAGGAGAAGTTCTGGTTGCCGTCCGGGCCGTCGGTCTCAATTTCGCCGACATCATGAGCCGCCTGGGTGTCTATCCGAAAACGCCACCCGTTCCCTTCGTTCCGGGTCTCGAGTGCGCCGGAGACGTTGTGGCTGCAGGAGAAGGAGTAAAGCGTCTCAAGATCGGGGATCGAGTCCTCGGGTTCACCGGATTTGGAAGCCATGCCGAACTCGCCTGCCTTCGGGAGGACCTGGCAACCGTCCTTCCCACTGCAATGCCCTGGACCGATGCCGCAGCCCTGATGGTCACCTACCTGACGGCGTACCATGCCCTCTCCCACCTCGCCAACTGCCATCCGGGCGAGCGGGTGCTCATCCATTCCGCCGCGGGAGGTGTCGGGACCGCGGCCATTCAGCTGGGCCGATATTTCAACCTGGACATGATTGGAACGGCCGGCTCGGACGCCAAGTGCGAGGTGGTCAAAAACCTGGGTGCCGACATGGCCATTCACTACGGAAAGGAACGGTTCGATCGAGAGATCCGGGAAAGGTTCGGTCCGGCCTGCCTTGACATCGTCCTGGATGGTGTCGGGGGCTGGGCCTTTCGGCCCGGCTGGAAACTGCTGGCCCCCATGGGTCGCTACGTTCTCTTTGGTCTCTCCAGCGTGACCGGCAGGGGAGGATTGAACCGCCTTCGCGCCCTGGCTCAAATGGTGAAGATGCCCTATCTTCATCCCTTTCCCATGGTTTCAGGGAACCGGGGCATCATGGGATTCAACCTCTCTCTCCTCCTGTCCCGCCGGGACCTCCTCGAGGCCGCGATGAGGAAGATCCTTAAGCTATATGAATCGGAGATCCTCTGTCCCGTGGTGGGCCAGACCTACCCCTTTTCCGAGATCTGCCGGGCCCATGAGGCTCTCCAGGGAAGAGAAACCATTGGAAAGGTCGTGGTTCTCATCGAGTGA
- a CDS encoding ATP-binding protein, translated as MNRRDLEILIQEGEGTTLEFKESLSGALSRELVAMANTIGGKILLGVRDDGTMAGVRDSNRLRAQVQDLARNCDPPVNILITPLDNILVISVRESENKPVQCSEGFFWRQGAATQKLTREEILDFFRFEGAVRFDMTPCPDFHYPQDFERDRYDTWLKLSGITGRLKTEDVLVNIEAAERSGGTLLFRNAGVLFFAKNVRHFFNQAYVTCLLAKGTDKVNILDRKDFDGGIVKDIEDALRFIERNTRTAYRIEQLRRENIPEYPMKALREAVTNAVMHRDWFMEGVNIFVEIYDDRIEVVSPGGLPKGMTLADLGTRSVRRNALIADLLHRIGYIEKAGTGVKRIREEARKGGYPLPTWEANDFVTTVFRPNPEVRHEVGQTWAQSGAQSGPSRDQVEILRNCLIEKALTDLLEIVGRTNRTKFRDQVLKPLLQAGWLEMTIPDKPRSSKQRYRLTEAGRTYLNNQQDEESADHVEG; from the coding sequence ATGAATCGACGTGATCTCGAGATCCTCATCCAGGAAGGGGAAGGTACAACACTGGAGTTCAAGGAGAGCCTCTCAGGTGCGCTCTCGCGGGAACTGGTGGCCATGGCCAATACGATCGGGGGGAAGATCCTGCTTGGTGTGCGCGACGACGGTACGATGGCAGGAGTAAGAGATTCGAACCGCCTCCGCGCGCAAGTCCAGGATCTCGCCCGCAATTGCGATCCACCTGTCAACATTCTCATCACACCGCTGGATAACATTCTTGTGATCAGTGTACGGGAGAGCGAAAACAAACCAGTCCAATGCAGTGAAGGATTCTTCTGGCGGCAGGGAGCCGCAACACAGAAACTCACCCGCGAGGAGATCCTTGACTTTTTCCGCTTCGAGGGAGCGGTTCGGTTCGATATGACACCCTGCCCCGATTTTCATTATCCGCAGGACTTCGAACGCGACAGGTACGACACCTGGCTGAAACTATCCGGCATCACCGGCCGGTTGAAGACCGAAGACGTGCTGGTCAACATCGAGGCGGCCGAACGATCGGGTGGAACCCTTCTATTCCGCAACGCCGGTGTCCTTTTCTTCGCCAAAAACGTGCGGCACTTCTTTAACCAGGCCTACGTTACCTGCCTGTTGGCAAAAGGAACGGATAAGGTCAACATTCTCGACCGGAAAGACTTCGATGGAGGGATCGTCAAAGATATTGAAGATGCGCTCCGTTTTATTGAACGTAATACCCGTACCGCCTACCGGATTGAACAACTCAGGCGTGAGAATATCCCGGAATACCCGATGAAAGCTCTTCGAGAAGCCGTCACCAACGCGGTCATGCACCGTGACTGGTTCATGGAGGGTGTCAACATCTTCGTCGAAATCTATGACGATCGGATCGAAGTCGTAAGCCCCGGCGGACTGCCAAAGGGAATGACACTTGCAGACCTGGGGACCAGGAGCGTCAGGCGAAACGCACTCATCGCCGACCTTTTGCACCGCATCGGATACATTGAGAAAGCAGGAACAGGGGTAAAAAGGATCCGTGAAGAAGCACGAAAGGGAGGCTACCCCCTGCCGACCTGGGAGGCAAACGACTTTGTCACAACTGTGTTCCGGCCGAACCCTGAAGTACGGCATGAGGTTGGCCAGACTTGGGCCCAGTCAGGGGCCCAGTCGGGACCAAGTCGGGACCAAGTCGAAATACTGAGAAACTGCCTGATCGAGAAGGCTTTAACCGATCTGTTGGAAATCGTCGGCCGCACCAACCGGACCAAGTTTAGGGACCAGGTACTCAAACCGCTACTGCAAGCAGGATGGTTGGAAATGACTATCCCGGACAAACCACGCAGCAGTAAACAACGCTACCGTTTGACCGAGGCAGGCCGCACATACCTGAACAACCAGCAGGATGAGGAATCTGCTGACCACGTAGAGGGGTAA